A genomic region of Candidatus Dependentiae bacterium contains the following coding sequences:
- the rsmG gene encoding 16S rRNA (guanine(527)-N(7))-methyltransferase RsmG, whose amino-acid sequence MQKIRQKPAERVWADFAKDEQLTPEQLEKFQTYASLLLEWNELSNLTALKDLSGVVNQHFIDSMSLRKKFDLTSISSICDIGSGAGFPGLPLKIMFPHLTTFLIEVNGKKRAFLEHVIQTLGLENVIIIDLDWRSFLRSTEEQVDLFVTKAALHEEELIRMFRQNCHYKTSQLIYWASVEWEMDPKAEPYIKEILPYTFKRKERRFIRMSL is encoded by the coding sequence ATGCAAAAAATAAGACAAAAACCCGCAGAGCGCGTTTGGGCAGACTTTGCCAAGGACGAGCAACTTACCCCAGAGCAACTTGAAAAATTCCAAACATACGCAAGTCTTTTGCTTGAATGGAATGAACTTTCAAACCTCACCGCCTTAAAAGACCTTTCAGGAGTTGTAAATCAACATTTTATTGATTCAATGAGCCTTAGAAAAAAATTTGATTTAACATCAATTTCAAGCATTTGCGATATTGGCTCAGGAGCAGGATTTCCAGGTCTCCCGTTAAAAATTATGTTTCCACACCTAACTACATTTCTCATCGAAGTAAATGGCAAAAAAAGAGCTTTTTTAGAACATGTTATACAAACACTTGGGCTAGAAAACGTCATTATTATCGACCTTGATTGGCGCTCTTTTCTTCGTTCGACTGAAGAACAAGTCGATCTTTTTGTCACAAAAGCCGCACTTCACGAAGAAGAACTGATCAGAATGTTTAGACAAAACTGCCACTACAAAACATCGCAACTTATTTATTGGGCATCTGTTGAATGGGAAATGGATCCTAAGGCAGAACCTTACATAAAAGAAATTTTACCGTACACTTTTAAACGAAAAGAACGTCGCTTTATTAGAATGAGCCTGTAA
- a CDS encoding SDR family NAD(P)-dependent oxidoreductase: protein MIKRILFIIVLILGWSLADLSFPFLYESGKGKRAIVVGATAGMGRETARRLMADGYIVGCVGRRQERLDELAKEFKDQCLPFKIDMSHDDAIEKLNTLIDRLGGCDLMVISISQTAQAYTAGNYKNRSTRSDIISLEREEINLDCLGFWRAAIVAWEHFKKQKSGHLVGVSSTSGLIGAADSPGYCASKAFMQRYMESLRNFALQNKLPIYVTDIIPGYVDVDWAKPGEDPKEYWSSSVEKAGQQIFDAIKSRKKVAFITKRWRIISWLYIICPNWIYNWGLF from the coding sequence ATGATAAAACGAATTTTGTTTATAATTGTTTTGATTTTAGGATGGTCTTTGGCTGACCTATCTTTCCCTTTTTTATATGAATCGGGTAAGGGAAAAAGAGCGATTGTTGTTGGGGCTACTGCAGGGATGGGGCGAGAAACAGCGCGGCGATTGATGGCTGACGGATATATTGTTGGTTGTGTTGGTCGTCGACAAGAAAGACTTGATGAACTTGCAAAAGAATTTAAAGATCAATGTCTGCCGTTCAAAATTGACATGAGTCATGATGATGCAATAGAAAAATTGAATACATTAATTGACCGGCTTGGTGGGTGTGATTTGATGGTGATCTCGATCAGTCAAACGGCTCAGGCGTACACCGCTGGCAACTACAAAAATCGATCAACTCGGAGCGATATTATTTCTCTTGAACGAGAAGAAATTAATCTTGATTGTTTGGGCTTTTGGCGAGCGGCTATTGTTGCATGGGAGCATTTTAAAAAACAAAAATCAGGGCACTTAGTGGGTGTTTCTTCAACCTCAGGGCTTATCGGCGCCGCTGATTCGCCTGGATATTGCGCATCAAAAGCATTTATGCAGCGCTACATGGAGAGTTTGCGAAACTTTGCTCTACAAAACAAATTACCAATTTATGTAACCGATATTATCCCTGGATATGTTGATGTTGATTGGGCAAAGCCTGGCGAAGATCCAAAAGAATATTGGTCAAGCAGTGTGGAGAAAGCTGGTCAGCAAATATTTGATGCGATTAAATCGCGTAAAAAAGTTGCATTTATTACCAAGCGGTGGCGAATTATTTCATGGCTTTACATAATTTGTCCGAATTGGATTTATAATTGGGGACTTTTTTAA
- the trpS gene encoding tryptophan--tRNA ligase, with protein MSEKKIILTGDRPTGKLHLGHFVGSLQNRVKLQSTHKQFVMIADQQALTDNADNPQKIINAIFEVLLDYLSVGIDPKQTTIFAQSGIPQISELAFYYLNLVTVARLSRNPTIKDEIRQRGFEESIPAGFLVYPVHQAADITIVNAQLVPVGADQLPMIEQTNEIVRSFNRIYGETFNEVEALIPEKCNRLMGTDGQEKMGKSLGNAIYLADDADTVYKKVMGMYTDPNHLRASDPGKVEGNPVFTYLDVFGSDLVKIQEMKDHYTRGGLGDVIVKKYLNEVLQAFLEPIRARRAEVNGNQDYLHQILKQGTQDVRTIAEQTIKKVKTRIGLTYI; from the coding sequence ATGTCTGAAAAGAAAATAATTTTAACGGGAGACCGTCCAACAGGAAAACTCCACCTGGGACACTTTGTAGGATCTTTGCAAAATCGAGTAAAACTACAATCAACTCATAAACAATTTGTTATGATTGCAGACCAACAAGCTCTCACCGACAATGCAGATAATCCTCAAAAAATTATAAATGCTATTTTTGAAGTCTTACTCGATTACCTGTCTGTCGGGATTGACCCCAAGCAAACAACCATTTTCGCGCAATCGGGCATTCCTCAGATATCAGAACTCGCATTTTACTACCTCAACCTTGTAACCGTTGCTCGACTTTCAAGAAACCCAACAATTAAAGATGAAATTCGTCAAAGAGGCTTTGAAGAATCTATTCCTGCTGGTTTTTTGGTATATCCAGTGCACCAAGCCGCAGATATCACCATCGTAAATGCTCAACTTGTTCCAGTGGGTGCAGACCAACTCCCAATGATTGAACAAACCAATGAAATTGTACGATCTTTTAACCGAATTTATGGAGAAACTTTTAACGAAGTGGAAGCCTTAATTCCAGAAAAATGCAACAGGCTTATGGGAACCGACGGACAAGAAAAAATGGGTAAATCACTAGGAAATGCTATCTATCTTGCCGATGATGCAGACACGGTGTATAAAAAAGTTATGGGAATGTACACAGATCCTAACCATCTTAGAGCGAGTGATCCAGGAAAAGTTGAAGGAAACCCTGTTTTTACCTACCTTGATGTCTTTGGTTCAGATCTTGTAAAAATTCAAGAAATGAAGGACCACTACACTAGAGGTGGATTGGGCGATGTTATTGTAAAAAAATATCTTAATGAAGTTTTACAAGCTTTCCTTGAGCCCATTCGTGCTAGACGCGCAGAAGTCAACGGCAACCAAGACTACCTGCATCAAATACTCAAACAAGGAACTCAAGACGTTAGAACAATCGCCGAACAAACTATCAAAAAAGTAAAAACCAGAATTGGTCTTACCTACATTTAA
- a CDS encoding A/G-specific adenine glycosylase — translation MNQQEFISKIWNFYRANKRHFAWRDNPTPYYVFVSEVMLQQTQTFRIIDKFELFISHFPDFNTLAQAPFVDVLRCWKGLGYNRRAKFIQQAAQIICTKHDGVLPSLPEELVKLPGIGPATACSIPTFAFNKPTVFIETNIRAVFIHEYFPSQENITDAQLMPLIQSTVDIKNPRDWYYALMDYGVFLKKNHKNPSRKSKHHVKQSKFEGSNRQLRGKILEQLLLFKKCTAHELAGVCASTEDKIDSITQDLINENLIEFDNNSFRIK, via the coding sequence ATGAATCAACAAGAATTTATTTCTAAAATTTGGAATTTTTATCGCGCCAACAAACGTCATTTTGCATGGCGCGATAACCCAACACCATATTACGTTTTTGTTTCTGAAGTAATGCTCCAGCAAACACAAACATTCCGAATCATAGATAAGTTTGAGCTCTTTATTTCTCACTTTCCCGATTTTAATACCCTTGCCCAAGCACCATTTGTAGATGTACTACGTTGTTGGAAAGGACTTGGATACAACCGCCGTGCAAAATTTATCCAACAAGCAGCACAAATTATTTGCACAAAACACGATGGCGTTCTTCCAAGCCTACCTGAAGAGCTCGTGAAATTACCCGGAATTGGTCCTGCAACAGCCTGTTCAATTCCCACATTTGCATTCAACAAACCAACCGTTTTTATCGAAACCAATATTCGTGCGGTATTCATTCATGAGTACTTCCCTTCACAAGAAAATATTACAGACGCTCAACTCATGCCCCTAATCCAAAGCACTGTTGATATCAAAAATCCACGCGATTGGTATTACGCCTTGATGGACTACGGTGTATTTCTCAAAAAAAATCACAAAAATCCATCCCGTAAAAGCAAACACCACGTAAAACAGTCAAAATTCGAAGGATCAAACAGACAACTACGTGGAAAAATACTAGAACAGTTACTCTTATTTAAGAAATGCACAGCACATGAACTTGCTGGAGTTTGCGCATCCACAGAAGACAAAATTGACTCAATAACCCAAGATCTCATTAATGAAAACCTCATAGAATTTGACAACAACTCCTTTAGAATTAAATAA
- a CDS encoding ATP synthase F0 subunit C has protein sequence MNAMLSFLAHFGHYAGAFLAISLSAIGATLGQGMSFSGAAQALARQQESVKVIRQLQFLGLLLIESGPALGLIFVIIFLFGSSLPATLPIGLVKASIGLSFGLSSLFSGIAAGQAVNAAAHASARQPFIGKKLSTIMLLLESFAEVSTIFSFIIGLIAFSKLSPDLTLQEGIKLSAACLTLSVATIGTGIAQAALARSNISAIGLNPYMYGKISTFTFITSAFIETPIFFAFFLSFKLFYTSTAHLSAIECLSFYAITLASGLGSAGPAISATLVSSKSAIQAALNPSQYEKLRKTTIFAQFLLESGAIYSLLLSIIISMIL, from the coding sequence ATGAATGCGATGCTCTCTTTTTTAGCACATTTCGGTCACTACGCTGGTGCATTTTTAGCCATTTCTCTCAGCGCTATTGGTGCAACACTTGGACAAGGAATGTCTTTTTCTGGAGCCGCACAAGCTCTTGCTCGTCAACAAGAAAGCGTCAAAGTTATTCGTCAGCTACAATTTCTGGGTCTTCTTCTAATCGAAAGCGGACCAGCACTGGGTCTTATTTTTGTTATTATTTTTTTATTTGGTAGCAGCTTACCTGCAACACTTCCAATTGGTCTGGTAAAAGCAAGTATTGGACTTTCATTTGGACTAAGTTCTCTTTTTTCGGGAATTGCAGCAGGACAGGCGGTTAATGCTGCTGCTCACGCATCTGCACGACAACCATTTATTGGTAAAAAACTTTCAACAATCATGTTGCTGCTAGAATCTTTTGCTGAAGTCTCAACAATCTTTAGCTTCATCATCGGATTAATAGCATTTTCTAAGCTCTCGCCCGACTTGACCCTACAAGAAGGAATTAAATTATCTGCCGCGTGCCTGACTTTAAGCGTTGCAACAATTGGCACAGGAATTGCACAAGCAGCCCTTGCGCGATCAAACATTTCTGCGATCGGACTCAATCCGTACATGTATGGGAAAATTAGCACATTCACATTCATCACAAGTGCATTTATCGAAACCCCAATTTTTTTCGCATTCTTTTTATCATTCAAATTATTTTACACTTCAACAGCTCACCTTTCTGCAATTGAATGTCTTTCTTTTTACGCAATCACCCTTGCAAGTGGACTTGGCTCTGCAGGACCTGCGATCAGCGCAACCCTTGTATCGTCAAAAAGTGCAATTCAAGCAGCTTTGAATCCAAGCCAATACGAAAAGCTCAGAAAAACGACGATTTTCGCTCAATTTTTATTAGAATCAGGAGCTATCTATTCTCTTCTTCTTTCGATTATTATCTCGATGATTCTTTAA
- a CDS encoding superoxide dismutase, whose product MLSILKETYPFTLPALGYSAESLEPHIDKETMEIHHKKHHQAYINNLNAELEKFSEFQSKSLFWLVSHYEKLPENLSKVVRNHGGGHLNHSLFWQMLSPHKQTPSPTLEKMITTNFGSLEIFTTQFNKAALSVFGSGWAWLCIDNEKKLSIMATPNQDNPYSKNLTPVLGIDVWEHAYYLKYQNQRNAYISAFWNIINWEKVEDAIHLSPQIAIGKF is encoded by the coding sequence ATGCTCTCAATTTTAAAAGAAACTTACCCTTTCACACTTCCAGCTCTTGGATACTCAGCAGAAAGCCTTGAGCCTCACATCGACAAAGAAACGATGGAAATACATCACAAAAAACATCATCAAGCATACATCAACAACCTGAATGCTGAGTTAGAAAAATTTTCCGAATTTCAGTCAAAATCACTTTTTTGGCTTGTCTCTCACTATGAAAAGCTTCCCGAAAATTTATCCAAGGTCGTCAGGAATCATGGTGGCGGCCATTTAAATCATTCATTATTTTGGCAAATGCTCTCTCCGCACAAGCAAACCCCATCTCCAACTCTTGAGAAAATGATTACAACTAATTTTGGATCGCTTGAAATTTTTACTACCCAATTTAACAAAGCTGCTCTTTCTGTTTTTGGAAGCGGTTGGGCTTGGTTATGCATCGATAACGAAAAAAAACTTTCTATCATGGCAACACCAAACCAAGATAACCCATACTCAAAAAACCTCACCCCAGTGCTTGGAATCGATGTATGGGAACATGCATATTATCTCAAGTACCAAAACCAAAGAAATGCCTACATTTCTGCGTTTTGGAACATTATTAATTGGGAAAAAGTAGAAGACGCTATTCACCTAAGCCCACAAATAGCAATCGGAAAATTTTAA